One genomic region from Haloprofundus salinisoli encodes:
- a CDS encoding helix-turn-helix domain-containing protein, protein MDNQQTGTDLSGFDVGDNRQNQLFDVLSHPHRRFILHYLQSAETPLPVKKLMSELVAWEIQRPETDPMDDEKKAIKIALVHNHLPKIAQAGLIRYDDARQSVTITDRTKEGEAHLETMKSY, encoded by the coding sequence ATGGACAATCAGCAAACTGGAACGGATCTGTCGGGATTTGACGTGGGGGACAATCGTCAAAATCAGCTATTCGACGTGTTGTCTCATCCACACCGTCGGTTTATACTCCACTACTTGCAGTCCGCTGAGACGCCACTTCCGGTGAAGAAGTTGATGTCGGAGCTCGTGGCGTGGGAAATCCAGCGACCCGAAACTGACCCGATGGATGACGAGAAAAAGGCCATTAAAATTGCCCTCGTGCACAACCATCTCCCGAAGATAGCCCAGGCTGGTCTTATCAGATACGACGATGCTCGCCAGTCAGTGACGATTACAGACCGTACGAAGGAGGGAGAGGCCCACCTCGAGACGATGAAGAGCTATTGA